In Paenibacillus sp. FSL R7-0345, a single window of DNA contains:
- a CDS encoding CapA family protein, whose protein sequence is MRRAAILFLLFFLLVPAPAVLGGPSTAQPADRITLTFAGDILLDGFVGEQIARYGVNFPFAKVAPVLRKADLAFANLETPVSVRGQAAEKMFAFRSKPETLGGLSYAGIDGVTLANNHILDYGQNAMLDTLIHLDKYKIGHTGAGSNIDQAFKPYVKTVKGKRIAVLGASRVLSGPSWYAGKAAPGAASAYTAQPLLSAIKKSAKDNDYTVVYLHWNEEFEDYPEKYARTLAKQMIDSGADIILGAHSHCLMGIEYYKHKPIYYSLGNFVFNKSTRGGEKTVHTMLADFTITKTGITSKITPVKIIGGQPNFMGAAYNKETIKRLNQLSFNAKIAADGAVSEKL, encoded by the coding sequence GTGCGCAGAGCTGCCATACTTTTCTTATTATTCTTTCTGCTGGTCCCTGCCCCGGCGGTTTTGGGCGGACCGTCCACGGCGCAGCCGGCAGACCGCATTACCCTGACTTTTGCCGGTGACATTCTGCTGGACGGCTTTGTGGGGGAGCAGATCGCCAGGTACGGGGTGAATTTTCCGTTTGCCAAGGTAGCACCTGTCCTGCGCAAGGCCGACCTGGCCTTCGCCAATCTGGAGACACCGGTATCGGTGCGCGGGCAGGCGGCCGAGAAGATGTTTGCCTTCCGCTCAAAGCCCGAGACGCTTGGCGGATTAAGCTATGCCGGCATTGACGGCGTGACGCTGGCCAACAATCATATCCTCGATTACGGGCAGAATGCGATGCTGGATACACTGATTCACCTGGATAAATACAAGATCGGCCACACCGGGGCCGGCAGCAATATCGACCAGGCCTTTAAGCCGTACGTCAAAACAGTCAAAGGCAAGCGGATTGCCGTGCTTGGAGCAAGCCGGGTGCTGTCCGGGCCTTCCTGGTATGCGGGGAAGGCTGCGCCGGGCGCTGCCTCAGCCTACACGGCGCAGCCGCTGCTGAGTGCCATTAAAAAGTCTGCCAAGGACAACGACTACACGGTCGTCTATCTGCACTGGAATGAGGAGTTCGAGGACTATCCCGAGAAGTATGCCCGGACGCTGGCGAAGCAGATGATCGACAGCGGCGCGGACATCATTCTGGGTGCGCACAGCCATTGCCTGATGGGGATCGAGTACTACAAGCACAAGCCGATCTACTACTCGCTGGGTAACTTTGTGTTCAACAAATCCACGCGCGGCGGAGAGAAGACGGTGCATACGATGCTGGCTGACTTCACCATTACGAAGACGGGGATTACGAGCAAGATTACGCCGGTCAAAATCATTGGCGGACAGCCGAATTTTATGGGGGCTGCCTATAATAAGGAAACGATTAAGCGGCTGAACCAGCTGTCGTTCAATGCGAAGATTGCTGCGGACGGCGCGGTTAGTGAGAAGCTGTAA
- a CDS encoding aldo/keto reductase family protein: MKYRRLGGSGLKVSEISLGSWLTYGGYVERENAVKAIETAYGSGVNFFDTANVYEKGAAEKLLGETLRGFPRESYVLATKVYGVMGDGPNDRGLSRKHITEQCHASLKRLGAEYVDIMYCHRYDPETPIEETLRTLDDLVRQGKVLYVGVSEWTAAQMTEALAVADRYLLDRIVVNQPIYNMFERYIEKEVIPLGERKGIGQVVFSPLAQGLLTGKYSSAGEIPEGSRAAKLEWMRKGVTEEKIAKVQELGKIAAELDISVGNLALAWILRQSNVASALVGASRPEQVEENVKASGVELGDEVLSRIAEIMD; this comes from the coding sequence ATGAAGTACCGCAGATTGGGCGGATCAGGGCTGAAGGTTAGTGAGATCAGTCTGGGAAGCTGGTTGACGTACGGCGGATATGTGGAACGGGAAAACGCTGTTAAAGCGATTGAAACCGCTTACGGTTCGGGTGTGAATTTTTTTGATACAGCCAATGTGTATGAAAAGGGTGCGGCCGAGAAGCTGCTGGGCGAGACCCTGCGCGGATTTCCCCGCGAATCCTATGTCCTGGCCACTAAAGTCTATGGCGTTATGGGAGACGGCCCGAATGACCGGGGACTCTCACGCAAGCATATTACGGAGCAGTGCCATGCCAGCCTGAAGCGGCTGGGCGCGGAGTACGTGGACATTATGTACTGCCACCGTTATGATCCGGAGACGCCTATTGAGGAGACCCTGCGCACACTGGATGATCTGGTCCGTCAGGGCAAGGTGCTCTACGTTGGCGTAAGCGAGTGGACGGCTGCCCAGATGACAGAGGCGCTGGCAGTTGCTGACCGGTATCTGCTGGACCGGATTGTGGTCAATCAGCCTATCTATAATATGTTCGAACGTTATATAGAAAAAGAGGTTATTCCGCTCGGTGAGCGCAAAGGGATCGGACAGGTTGTCTTCTCGCCGCTGGCCCAGGGCCTGCTGACCGGCAAATACAGCTCGGCAGGGGAGATTCCTGAAGGCAGCCGGGCCGCGAAGCTGGAGTGGATGCGTAAAGGGGTTACGGAAGAGAAAATTGCCAAGGTGCAGGAGCTGGGCAAAATCGCAGCAGAGCTGGATATTTCTGTCGGAAATCTGGCCCTCGCCTGGATTCTGCGCCAGTCTAATGTAGCAAGCGCCCTTGTCGGCGCAAGCCGGCCGGAGCAGGTAGAGGAGAATGTGAAGGCTTCAGGTGTCGAACTGGGCGATGAGGTCTTGTCACGTATTGCCGAAATTATGGACTAA
- a CDS encoding SDR family oxidoreductase codes for MKVLFIGGTGLISQAVSGLAVEQGIELYLFNRGERSEFVPDGAEVIRGDIRDAAGAAEALKGYEFDAVVDWIAFTPEHVQTDIELFNGKTKQYIFISSASAYQKPQRSYLITEETPLANPYWQYSRDKIACEELLLEAHRTSAFPVTIVRPSHTYGVTAIPAALTSWQHPWSLVERIRKGQPLVIHGDGTSLWTLTHNTDFAKGFIGLLGNSEAIGEAIHITSDESLNWNQIYAAIGEAAGREPKVVHISTDFIAAHTPAGTADGLIGDQAVSSVFDNSKLKRLVPEFSATVSFAEGIRQSVKWFEARPQLCTVDTEWSKMLDMLISRHGVDAKLLSYYV; via the coding sequence ATGAAGGTACTTTTTATCGGAGGCACAGGGTTAATCAGCCAGGCCGTATCGGGGCTTGCAGTCGAACAGGGGATTGAGCTGTATCTGTTTAACCGCGGGGAACGCAGTGAATTCGTGCCTGACGGGGCAGAGGTTATCCGCGGAGATATCCGTGATGCGGCAGGTGCCGCGGAAGCGCTGAAGGGCTATGAATTTGATGCTGTTGTAGACTGGATCGCATTCACACCGGAGCATGTGCAGACAGATATTGAGCTGTTCAACGGCAAGACGAAGCAGTATATCTTCATCAGCTCTGCCTCTGCCTATCAGAAGCCGCAGCGCAGTTACCTCATTACAGAAGAAACGCCGCTGGCCAATCCTTACTGGCAATATTCCCGTGACAAAATAGCCTGCGAAGAGCTGCTGCTGGAAGCACACCGTACCAGCGCCTTCCCGGTGACAATTGTCCGCCCTTCTCATACTTATGGAGTTACGGCGATCCCGGCGGCACTGACCAGCTGGCAGCATCCCTGGTCGCTGGTGGAACGCATCCGCAAAGGCCAGCCGCTGGTCATCCATGGTGACGGGACCTCACTCTGGACGCTGACGCACAATACTGACTTCGCCAAGGGCTTCATCGGTCTGCTGGGGAATTCCGAAGCTATCGGGGAGGCCATCCATATCACCTCCGACGAGTCGCTGAACTGGAACCAGATTTATGCGGCGATCGGTGAGGCGGCGGGAAGAGAACCCAAGGTGGTGCACATTTCCACCGATTTCATCGCCGCCCATACACCGGCGGGCACAGCAGACGGACTGATTGGCGACCAGGCGGTGAGCAGCGTATTCGACAACAGCAAGCTCAAGCGGCTGGTGCCGGAGTTCAGCGCAACGGTTTCTTTTGCCGAGGGGATCAGACAGTCTGTTAAATGGTTCGAAGCCCGGCCGCAGCTCTGCACCGTGGATACGGAATGGTCAAAAATGCTGGACATGCTGATCAGCCGGCATGGCGTTGATGCCAAGCTGCTCTCTTACTACGTGTAA
- the secD gene encoding protein translocase subunit SecD, translated as MTINRKRIFAFTATVIILCTIIAATIPRVLEEVRLGLDLKGGFEVLYEAQPLKPGGVITPESLRQTAASLEKRVNALGTSEPEIWTEGTNRIRVRLPGVTDEQHIRELLGKPAELTVVGPDGSLELRGDDFVEGETLAVRDELGHPGVLVTLKNPDKLKEMSTRLLNRQIRFELDGELLTDPFVQAVMTNGQMRIVGAFSQKEASELADIINMGALPLKLNEKLNQTIGASLGQEALTQTLRAAAIGSIVVLLFMLIFYRLPGLIASFTLITYGWMLLICFNLVQAVMTLPGIAAFVLGVGMAVDANIITYERIKEELRTGKSLPSALTAGSRHSFRTIMDSNVTALISAICMFSLGSGAIKGFAVTMILSIVLSILTNVYFSQWLLRQLGRSGRLQNSRWYSVKPSEIHTFGAHEAHEVTASHRSFNFTGSRKWFYAFSGVLSVIGIASLLIQQVNYGVDFRAGTSLDIQLSQSITQPQAESIIREAGFQPAVVTIGGEAADRVSLRFNETFPPDSGNASIIGNALTARIGGTASLEENTVDPDIAREFAKKAGLAVALSCLAILVYVGLRFEKRFAFGAIIALLHDVFVVITIFSIFQLEINLPFIAAMLTIIGYSINDTVVIFDRIRENLKGGVPRDRMQLEHIVNTSINQTLLRSVNTFLCVLFASAAILFWGSESIRLFSLAMTLGLITGVYSSVCIASQMWLSLTLRKLSREERNAVDDTDPYRMSALQLEYEDADEPAR; from the coding sequence GTGACGATAAACCGCAAACGGATATTTGCTTTTACAGCAACGGTAATCATTCTTTGTACTATTATAGCAGCAACCATTCCCCGGGTTCTGGAGGAGGTCCGGCTCGGGCTTGACCTGAAGGGCGGGTTCGAGGTGCTGTATGAAGCTCAGCCGCTTAAGCCCGGTGGTGTAATTACGCCAGAGAGTCTCCGGCAGACAGCCGCCAGTCTGGAAAAAAGAGTTAACGCACTCGGTACCTCCGAGCCTGAAATCTGGACAGAGGGCACGAACCGGATACGCGTCCGCCTTCCGGGTGTAACTGACGAGCAGCATATCAGAGAGCTGCTCGGCAAACCGGCCGAACTGACGGTAGTTGGTCCAGACGGTTCACTTGAGCTTCGCGGAGATGACTTTGTCGAGGGGGAAACGCTGGCAGTACGCGATGAATTAGGCCATCCGGGTGTCCTCGTCACACTGAAAAACCCGGATAAGCTCAAGGAAATGTCAACCCGCCTGCTGAACCGGCAAATCCGGTTTGAACTGGACGGGGAGCTGCTTACGGATCCGTTCGTCCAGGCGGTCATGACGAACGGACAAATGCGGATTGTCGGCGCTTTCTCACAGAAAGAAGCTTCTGAGCTTGCAGACATCATTAATATGGGGGCACTGCCTCTGAAGCTGAATGAGAAGCTCAACCAGACCATCGGTGCCTCTCTCGGGCAGGAGGCCTTAACACAAACACTGCGGGCTGCAGCAATCGGCTCCATTGTGGTGCTGCTGTTTATGCTGATCTTTTACCGGCTGCCCGGATTGATCGCTTCCTTCACCCTGATCACCTACGGCTGGATGCTGCTGATCTGCTTCAATCTGGTCCAGGCGGTCATGACCCTCCCGGGCATAGCCGCCTTTGTGCTCGGCGTCGGGATGGCCGTTGACGCTAACATCATTACCTATGAGCGGATTAAGGAGGAGCTCCGTACCGGCAAAAGCCTCCCGTCCGCGCTTACAGCCGGCTCCCGCCATTCCTTCAGGACCATTATGGACTCCAATGTAACGGCACTGATCTCTGCCATCTGTATGTTCTCACTCGGCTCGGGAGCCATTAAAGGATTTGCTGTAACCATGATTCTGAGCATTGTGCTGAGCATCCTTACCAATGTGTATTTCTCCCAGTGGCTGCTCCGCCAGCTTGGCCGCTCCGGCCGGCTGCAAAACAGCAGATGGTACAGTGTGAAGCCGTCTGAAATCCATACATTCGGTGCGCATGAAGCACATGAGGTTACAGCCTCTCACCGGAGCTTTAATTTTACAGGATCGCGCAAATGGTTCTACGCCTTTTCCGGTGTGCTGTCGGTCATTGGCATCGCCAGCCTGCTGATTCAGCAGGTGAATTACGGCGTCGATTTCCGTGCAGGCACCTCACTTGATATTCAGCTCTCGCAAAGTATCACGCAGCCGCAGGCAGAGAGCATCATCCGTGAAGCCGGGTTTCAGCCTGCAGTAGTCACCATCGGCGGAGAAGCTGCAGACCGGGTGTCACTGCGCTTTAATGAGACCTTTCCGCCTGACAGCGGAAACGCCTCGATTATCGGTAATGCTCTGACAGCCCGGATAGGCGGTACAGCCAGTCTTGAGGAGAACACCGTTGATCCGGATATCGCCAGGGAGTTCGCCAAGAAGGCCGGCCTGGCAGTAGCACTTTCCTGTCTGGCTATACTGGTATACGTCGGTCTGCGCTTTGAAAAAAGATTTGCCTTTGGCGCTATTATTGCCCTGCTCCATGATGTGTTCGTTGTAATCACTATATTTTCTATCTTTCAGCTTGAAATCAATCTTCCGTTTATCGCAGCAATGCTGACTATTATCGGCTATTCCATCAATGATACTGTGGTCATCTTCGACCGGATCCGCGAGAACCTGAAGGGCGGTGTCCCCCGTGACCGTATGCAGCTGGAGCATATCGTAAATACAAGCATTAACCAGACATTGCTCCGCTCGGTAAATACATTTTTATGCGTACTCTTTGCCTCTGCGGCCATTCTGTTCTGGGGCAGTGAGTCGATCCGGCTGTTTTCCCTGGCAATGACGCTGGGTCTAATTACAGGCGTGTACTCCTCTGTATGTATAGCCAGCCAAATGTGGCTGTCCCTGACGCTGCGCAAGCTTAGCCGGGAAGAACGGAATGCCGTAGATGATACCGATCCGTACCGGATGTCTGCATTGCAACTGGAATATGAGGATGCCGATGAACCGGCACGTTAA
- a CDS encoding glycosyltransferase, translating into MSSAKPRLTLSMVVRNEQGRYLRHALERHRHYISDAVIIDDGSTDGTPELCLEMLQGIEVKLIRNQASRFSNEIELRRQQWEETVAVKPDWILNLDADEWFEDAFDGQVESLISRDGVYLYSFRLYDFWTMSAYRDDAYWQAHHYYRPFLLRYEPGYQYTWRETSQHCGRFPENIYGLHNEISGLRLKHLGWARAEDRVSKHRRYMELDPDGMNGSLAQYHSILDPEPRLVEWED; encoded by the coding sequence TTGAGCAGCGCCAAACCGCGTCTTACCCTTTCCATGGTTGTCCGCAATGAACAGGGACGATACCTCAGGCATGCCCTGGAACGCCATAGGCATTATATCAGTGATGCCGTTATTATTGATGACGGCAGTACAGACGGAACCCCGGAGCTATGCCTGGAAATGCTTCAGGGAATAGAAGTCAAACTGATCCGGAATCAGGCCTCACGGTTCAGCAATGAAATTGAACTGCGCCGCCAGCAATGGGAGGAGACCGTTGCCGTTAAGCCGGACTGGATCCTGAATCTGGATGCGGATGAGTGGTTTGAGGATGCCTTTGACGGGCAGGTGGAATCTCTTATATCCAGGGACGGCGTATATCTGTATTCCTTCCGCCTTTATGATTTTTGGACTATGTCAGCCTACAGGGATGATGCGTACTGGCAGGCACACCATTATTACCGTCCGTTCCTGCTCCGTTATGAGCCGGGCTACCAATATACTTGGCGTGAAACCAGTCAGCACTGCGGACGTTTTCCCGAAAATATATATGGGCTTCACAATGAAATATCCGGGCTCCGTCTGAAGCATCTGGGCTGGGCCAGGGCAGAGGACCGTGTCAGCAAGCACCGGCGCTACATGGAGCTTGATCCGGATGGAATGAACGGCAGTCTTGCCCAGTATCACTCCATCCTCGATCCGGAGCCCCGGCTGGTGGAATGGGAAGACTGA
- a CDS encoding class I SAM-dependent methyltransferase produces the protein MPTHPYVSRFFVHSDARRDKLIYDLPESWWSRPYEYEWCTNFVSPHDVVLDAACGISHPLKFYLAGFSDEVHACDIDARILSKEAIIREIADDIGVEAARQVVARRTESLHLAQADLTSLPYADESFDTIFCISVLEHLSLNEAVLAVREFHRTLNGEGLLVLTFDYPTVNLPVMNDVLLQAGFQYWGETDFNLPEDALRTEQWGGLNCFRAVLKKAQS, from the coding sequence ATGCCGACACATCCTTATGTATCCCGTTTTTTTGTCCATTCCGATGCCCGCCGCGACAAGCTGATTTATGACTTGCCGGAGTCCTGGTGGAGCCGGCCTTATGAATATGAATGGTGTACCAACTTTGTCTCACCCCATGATGTGGTGCTGGATGCCGCCTGCGGTATATCCCATCCGCTCAAGTTCTATCTCGCCGGCTTCAGTGACGAGGTACATGCCTGCGATATTGATGCCCGGATTTTGTCAAAGGAAGCCATCATCCGGGAGATCGCTGACGATATCGGAGTGGAGGCAGCCCGGCAGGTTGTGGCCAGACGGACAGAGAGCCTGCATCTCGCCCAGGCGGATCTCACCTCGCTGCCTTATGCGGATGAGAGCTTTGATACGATTTTTTGCATATCGGTGCTGGAGCATTTGTCGCTGAATGAAGCTGTTCTTGCCGTCCGGGAATTTCACAGAACCCTGAACGGGGAGGGGCTGCTGGTGCTGACCTTCGATTATCCGACCGTTAATCTGCCGGTGATGAACGACGTGCTGCTGCAGGCGGGCTTCCAGTATTGGGGGGAGACGGATTTCAATCTGCCGGAGGATGCACTGCGGACAGAGCAGTGGGGCGGACTGAACTGCTTCCGGGCAGTGCTGAAGAAAGCGCAAAGCTAG
- a CDS encoding tetratricopeptide repeat protein produces MSSPRLLIASPVRQKPEILSLFLHSLGRLDTTGLEADYMFVDDNTDPASSRLLRQFARRAGGAVTIVPPPEEGAAAYLRDDDSHRWPEAAVWRVAAMKDQILQAAVDAEYTHVFLADSDLLFHPQTLIALLDSGKELVSAIFWTRWQTDTMEMPQVWLHSEYGQHPLIRREEPSPQQCRSQVQQFYAKLRRPGLYEVGGLGACTLVSRQALLQGVRFAEIPNLGYWGEDRHFCVRAAALGLQMFVETAYPAYHIYRSSDLAGCSAFLEACNQTAPAAASDLDIALEYIHYGYDEAAAQRLEQFFKENQGTEDEQVTALLELDACYGRLGDTEKGRDLLTQAAASSSRAELSFRLGAKWMDQQAWEEAIRWLKQALAAPRPDHWETLTGKDAWTWKPCIQLCVCYSRLGSWQTAYEYNEQGLIYNPDHPVLLHNRSALLDKLGRAELRSAIEETG; encoded by the coding sequence ATGAGCAGCCCGCGATTGCTAATTGCAAGCCCTGTACGGCAAAAGCCGGAAATTCTCAGCCTGTTTCTGCATTCCCTTGGCAGGCTGGATACAACCGGTCTGGAAGCGGACTATATGTTCGTCGATGATAATACAGACCCGGCCTCCTCCAGACTCCTGCGGCAGTTCGCCAGACGGGCGGGCGGAGCTGTAACAATCGTTCCACCCCCGGAGGAAGGAGCCGCTGCCTACCTTCGTGATGATGACAGCCACCGCTGGCCGGAGGCCGCTGTCTGGAGGGTCGCGGCGATGAAGGATCAGATTCTGCAGGCAGCCGTCGACGCAGAGTATACGCATGTCTTTCTTGCCGATTCCGATTTGCTGTTCCATCCGCAGACGCTTATAGCACTGCTGGACAGCGGCAAGGAGCTTGTATCGGCTATATTTTGGACCCGGTGGCAGACAGATACAATGGAGATGCCGCAGGTATGGCTGCACAGTGAATACGGCCAGCATCCGCTAATCAGGCGCGAGGAGCCATCGCCCCAGCAGTGCCGGAGTCAGGTACAGCAATTCTATGCGAAGCTGCGCCGGCCCGGTTTGTATGAGGTCGGCGGCCTCGGAGCCTGCACGCTCGTAAGCCGGCAGGCACTGCTGCAAGGCGTGCGGTTCGCGGAAATCCCCAATCTCGGCTACTGGGGCGAGGACCGCCATTTCTGTGTCCGTGCTGCTGCACTCGGGCTGCAGATGTTTGTTGAAACGGCCTATCCTGCCTATCATATCTACCGAAGCTCGGATCTGGCCGGCTGTTCTGCGTTTCTTGAAGCCTGTAACCAGACGGCACCAGCGGCAGCCTCGGACCTTGACATAGCCCTGGAATATATTCACTACGGGTATGATGAGGCTGCAGCTCAGAGGCTTGAGCAGTTTTTTAAGGAGAATCAGGGAACCGAGGATGAACAGGTTACCGCCCTGCTGGAGCTAGATGCCTGTTACGGCAGACTCGGAGATACAGAAAAGGGCCGCGACCTGCTCACCCAAGCTGCAGCCAGCTCCAGCCGGGCCGAGCTCAGCTTTAGACTCGGCGCCAAATGGATGGATCAGCAGGCTTGGGAGGAAGCGATCCGCTGGCTCAAGCAGGCGCTCGCCGCACCTCGTCCGGATCACTGGGAAACCTTGACTGGTAAAGATGCCTGGACCTGGAAGCCCTGCATTCAGCTATGCGTCTGTTACAGCAGGCTCGGCAGCTGGCAGACAGCATACGAATACAACGAGCAAGGGCTTATTTATAATCCGGATCATCCGGTTTTACTTCATAACCGCAGCGCTTTGCTGGACAAGCTCGGCCGCGCTGAGCTGCGGTCTGCCATCGAAGAAACCGGCTAG